One Angustibacter sp. Root456 genomic window carries:
- a CDS encoding amino acid ABC transporter permease: protein MDAVTENLDLFWGGFLRSLGICLWGMVGALVLGTVLAAFRVSPVGPLRALGTAWVTLVRNCPLTVVLFFFAFGFPEIGINGSYYVFGVSALIVYTSAFVCEALRSGINSVPAGQAEAARAIGLPFTRTLSQVVLPQAFRTSIPPVGSVIIAMFKNSAVVGAFGVGRDLFSVGESLTSAQGYASLPVLTGVAIGYLLITLPAGAVLGLLEHRLAIVR from the coding sequence GTGGACGCCGTCACCGAGAACCTCGACCTCTTCTGGGGCGGGTTCCTGCGGTCCCTGGGCATCTGCCTGTGGGGCATGGTGGGAGCACTCGTGCTAGGCACCGTGCTCGCCGCGTTCCGGGTCTCCCCGGTGGGGCCGTTGCGGGCGCTCGGCACCGCCTGGGTGACGCTGGTGCGCAACTGTCCCCTGACGGTCGTGCTGTTCTTCTTCGCGTTCGGCTTCCCGGAGATCGGGATCAACGGCAGCTACTACGTCTTCGGCGTGAGCGCTCTGATCGTCTACACGTCTGCGTTCGTCTGCGAGGCGCTTCGTTCCGGCATCAACTCGGTGCCCGCCGGTCAGGCCGAGGCCGCCCGCGCCATCGGCCTTCCGTTCACCAGGACGCTGAGCCAGGTCGTCTTGCCCCAAGCGTTCCGCACCTCGATCCCGCCGGTCGGCAGCGTCATCATCGCGATGTTCAAGAACTCCGCCGTCGTCGGCGCCTTCGGGGTTGGTCGGGACCTGTTCAGCGTCGGTGAGTCGCTGACCAGCGCCCAGGGCTACGCCTCGTTGCCCGTGCTCACGGGCGTGGCCATCGGCTACCTGCTCATCACCTTGCCCGCCGGCGCGGTCCTGGGGTTGCTCGAGCACAGGCTGGCGATCGTCCGATGA
- a CDS encoding tellurite resistance/C4-dicarboxylate transporter family protein: protein MNGEAATLGSRVSAAVESLTPGYFALVMATGILSTGLWLQGHRTWSGAFLVATALAWVTLAALSLARLLWFRAAVADDFADPRRAFGFFTLVAGTDVLAARLGLDGRFGLTAVLLSVAGALWLVLGYVVPWTAVLGHSTRPVVATANGTWFIWVVASQSVAVAAAGLEPHAGAAQRELAVLAVVSWSVGIFLYAAAGVLVALRMMLYELRPEDLTPPYWVAMGACSITVVAGARIVGMADTPMATAMRGLAGGTAIVFWSFASWLIPVLVAAGWWRHVRHRVPLRYEATWWSIVFPLGMYAVAGLYLGQADHLPLVRAVGAGELWVALAVWVAVLLAMARHLVRTVLLGEPRAPAEPVGRPA from the coding sequence GTGAACGGTGAGGCGGCGACGCTCGGGTCACGGGTCAGCGCCGCCGTCGAGAGCCTGACCCCGGGCTACTTCGCGCTGGTGATGGCCACCGGGATCCTCTCGACGGGCCTGTGGCTCCAGGGGCACCGGACGTGGTCGGGCGCCTTCCTGGTCGCCACCGCCCTCGCGTGGGTGACGCTCGCGGCGCTCAGCCTGGCGCGGCTGCTGTGGTTCAGGGCCGCCGTGGCCGACGACTTCGCCGACCCGCGGCGCGCCTTCGGGTTCTTCACCCTCGTGGCGGGCACCGACGTCCTGGCTGCGCGGCTCGGGCTCGACGGCCGGTTCGGCCTCACGGCGGTGCTGCTGAGCGTCGCCGGGGCGCTGTGGCTGGTGCTCGGCTACGTCGTGCCGTGGACGGCGGTGCTCGGGCACAGCACCCGGCCGGTGGTCGCGACCGCCAACGGCACGTGGTTCATCTGGGTCGTCGCCAGCCAGTCGGTGGCGGTCGCCGCCGCCGGCCTGGAGCCGCACGCGGGTGCGGCACAGCGCGAGCTGGCCGTGCTCGCCGTGGTGTCGTGGTCGGTCGGCATCTTCCTGTACGCCGCGGCCGGCGTGCTCGTGGCCCTGCGGATGATGCTCTACGAGCTGCGTCCAGAGGACCTCACGCCGCCCTACTGGGTGGCCATGGGGGCGTGCTCCATCACCGTGGTCGCGGGCGCCCGGATCGTGGGGATGGCCGACACGCCGATGGCGACGGCGATGCGCGGGCTCGCCGGCGGCACCGCGATCGTGTTCTGGAGCTTCGCCTCCTGGCTGATCCCGGTGCTCGTCGCCGCCGGGTGGTGGCGTCACGTACGGCACCGCGTGCCGCTGCGTTACGAGGCGACCTGGTGGAGCATCGTGTTCCCGCTCGGCATGTACGCGGTCGCTGGCCTCTACCTCGGCCAGGCCGACCACCTGCCGCTCGTGCGCGCGGTCGGGGCGGGAGAGCTGTGGGTGGCGCTGGCGGTGTGGGTCGCCGTCCTGCTGGCCATGGCCCGCCACCTGGTACGAACCGTGCTGCTCGGGGAGCCCCGCGCACCCGCGGAGCCGGTCGGTCGGCCCGCCTGA
- a CDS encoding glutamate ABC transporter substrate-binding protein has translation MRIRRIAATAAIAMAAVSLAACGSNDSGGSGDVKVNADAKFDAGTTMAKIHDAGTMTIGTKFDQPGFGLKGPSGKPEGFDVEVAKIIAGALGVAPDKIEWVETPSKVREEVIEQGKVDMVAATYTINDKRKERISFAGPYYVAGQQLMVKSDNNTIKGPEDLKSNPNAKVCSVTGSTPSEQIKEYLANPNQLVLFDVYDKCADALRTGQVDVVTTDNVILLGFVSKSDGAFKLVGDQFTEEPYGLGIKKGDVKFCEFINKTLKENEDAYNKAWASTAGKVEGASAPTLPDPAPCS, from the coding sequence ATGAGGATCCGACGCATCGCCGCCACCGCAGCGATCGCCATGGCTGCTGTCTCGCTGGCCGCGTGCGGCAGCAACGACAGCGGGGGCAGCGGCGACGTCAAGGTCAACGCCGACGCCAAGTTCGACGCCGGCACGACGATGGCCAAGATCCACGACGCCGGCACGATGACGATCGGCACCAAGTTCGACCAGCCCGGCTTCGGCCTCAAGGGCCCGTCGGGCAAGCCCGAGGGCTTCGACGTCGAGGTCGCCAAGATCATCGCCGGCGCGCTGGGCGTCGCGCCCGACAAGATCGAGTGGGTCGAGACCCCCTCCAAGGTGCGCGAGGAAGTCATCGAGCAGGGCAAGGTCGACATGGTGGCCGCGACGTACACCATCAACGACAAGCGCAAGGAGCGCATCTCGTTCGCCGGCCCGTACTACGTGGCGGGTCAGCAGCTGATGGTCAAGTCCGACAACAACACCATCAAGGGCCCGGAGGACCTCAAGAGCAACCCGAACGCGAAGGTCTGCTCGGTCACCGGCTCGACGCCGTCGGAGCAGATCAAGGAGTACCTCGCCAACCCGAACCAGCTCGTGCTGTTCGACGTCTACGACAAGTGCGCCGACGCGCTGCGCACCGGTCAGGTCGACGTCGTCACGACCGACAACGTCATCCTGCTGGGCTTCGTCTCGAAGTCCGACGGCGCCTTCAAGCTGGTCGGCGACCAGTTCACCGAGGAGCCCTACGGTCTGGGCATCAAGAAGGGTGACGTCAAGTTCTGCGAGTTCATCAACAAGACGCTCAAGGAGAACGAGGACGCCTACAACAAGGCGTGGGCCAGCACCGCCGGCAAGGTCGAGGGTGCCTCGGCACCGACGCTGCCCGACCCCGCTCCCTGCAGCTGA
- the miaA gene encoding tRNA (adenosine(37)-N6)-dimethylallyltransferase MiaA, with amino-acid sequence MLVIAVVGPTATGKSDLGVALARQLGGEVVNADAMQLYRGMDIGTAKLTPAERERVPHHLLDVLDVSEEASVAAYQRAVRVCVDDLVARGSVPVLVGGSGLYVRAALDELQIPPTDRAVRARLERAAEELGAAALHARLAEVDPVAAERILPTNSRRVVRALEVVELTGRPFSATLPEPRYLRPTVQIGLRAARPELDDRIARRVERMWQAGLLDEVSRLVPQGLREGRTASRAVGYAQALAQLDGVLDAEQAQQQTAQLTRRLARRQESWFGRDARITWLDSGAPDVLERALRVVRAAAEGVDGR; translated from the coding sequence GTGCTCGTCATCGCCGTCGTCGGACCCACTGCGACGGGCAAGTCCGACCTGGGCGTGGCGCTCGCCCGCCAGCTCGGCGGCGAGGTGGTCAACGCCGACGCCATGCAGCTCTACCGAGGGATGGACATCGGGACGGCGAAGCTGACCCCGGCCGAGCGCGAGAGGGTGCCGCACCACCTGCTCGACGTGCTCGACGTGAGCGAGGAGGCGAGCGTGGCGGCCTACCAGCGCGCCGTGCGGGTCTGCGTCGACGACCTCGTCGCGCGGGGGAGCGTGCCGGTGCTGGTCGGAGGGTCGGGCCTGTACGTGCGCGCGGCGCTGGACGAGCTGCAGATCCCACCCACCGACCGAGCCGTGCGGGCCCGGCTCGAGCGCGCCGCCGAGGAGCTCGGCGCTGCCGCGCTCCATGCGCGGCTCGCCGAGGTCGACCCGGTGGCCGCCGAGCGCATCCTGCCCACCAACTCCCGGCGGGTCGTGCGGGCTCTCGAGGTGGTCGAGCTCACCGGCAGGCCCTTCTCCGCGACGCTGCCCGAACCGCGGTACCTGCGGCCGACCGTCCAGATCGGGCTGCGGGCCGCGCGGCCCGAGCTCGACGACCGCATCGCGCGGCGCGTCGAGCGGATGTGGCAGGCAGGTCTGCTCGACGAGGTCAGCCGCCTGGTGCCGCAGGGCTTGCGGGAGGGACGCACGGCGTCGCGCGCCGTGGGGTACGCCCAGGCGCTGGCCCAGCTCGACGGGGTGCTCGACGCCGAGCAGGCCCAGCAGCAGACGGCGCAGCTCACCCGCCGCCTCGCCCGACGCCAGGAGTCGTGGTTCGGGCGCGACGCCCGCATCACGTGGCTGGACTCGGGGGCACCCGACGTGCTCGAGCGGGCGCTGCGCGTCGTCCGGGCAGCGGCCGAGGGCGTCGATGGCCGATGA
- a CDS encoding amino acid ABC transporter ATP-binding protein, producing the protein MSDVAASPADSPAASSRRPLVVLEKVNKHFGDLHVLRDIDLTVGEGEVVVVIGPSGSGKSTLCRAINRLETIESGTITLDGDPLPEEGKALARLRADVGMVFQSFNLFSHKTILENVTLGPIKVRGVPKREADQRAGELLERVGVAAQASKYPAQLSGGQQQRVAIARALAMDPKVMLFDEPTSALDPEMINEVLDVMTTLARSGMTMVVVTHEMGFARRAADRVVFMADGQIVEQGTPERFFTQPESDRAKDFLSKILTH; encoded by the coding sequence ATGAGCGACGTCGCCGCCTCCCCCGCGGACTCCCCCGCCGCGTCGTCCCGCCGCCCTCTCGTCGTGCTGGAGAAGGTCAACAAGCACTTCGGTGACCTCCACGTGTTGCGCGATATCGACCTCACCGTCGGCGAGGGCGAGGTCGTCGTGGTGATCGGGCCGTCCGGCTCCGGCAAGTCCACGCTGTGCCGCGCCATCAACCGGCTGGAGACCATCGAGTCGGGCACGATCACCCTCGACGGCGACCCGCTGCCCGAGGAGGGCAAGGCCCTCGCTCGCCTGCGCGCCGACGTCGGCATGGTCTTCCAGTCGTTCAACCTCTTCTCGCACAAGACGATCCTGGAGAACGTCACCCTCGGGCCGATCAAGGTGCGCGGCGTCCCCAAGCGCGAGGCGGATCAGCGCGCCGGCGAGCTGCTCGAGCGCGTCGGCGTCGCGGCGCAGGCGAGCAAGTACCCCGCTCAGCTGTCCGGCGGCCAGCAGCAGCGCGTCGCCATCGCGCGGGCCCTGGCCATGGACCCCAAGGTCATGCTCTTCGACGAGCCCACCTCGGCGCTCGACCCGGAGATGATCAACGAGGTGCTCGACGTCATGACCACACTCGCGCGCTCAGGCATGACCATGGTCGTCGTCACCCACGAGATGGGCTTCGCCCGGCGGGCAGCCGATCGCGTCGTCTTCATGGCCGACGGCCAGATCGTCGAGCAGGGCACGCCCGAGCGGTTCTTCACCCAGCCCGAGTCCGACCGCGCCAAGGACTTCCTGTCGAAGATCCTGACGCACTGA
- a CDS encoding DUF2277 domain-containing protein produces the protein MCRSIKTLREPYVEDVGEADVRAAALQYVRKISGFRQPAPHNAQAFEAAVDAVAAATTHLLDQLEVRGSRRPA, from the coding sequence ATGTGTCGCAGCATCAAGACCCTTCGTGAGCCGTACGTCGAGGACGTCGGCGAGGCCGACGTCCGAGCCGCTGCCTTGCAGTACGTGCGCAAGATCAGCGGCTTTCGACAGCCGGCCCCGCACAACGCGCAGGCGTTCGAGGCCGCCGTCGACGCGGTGGCGGCGGCCACCACGCACCTGCTCGACCAGCTGGAGGTGCGCGGCAGCCGCCGCCCGGCGTGA
- a CDS encoding antitoxin, translating to MGLFDKAKELGEKAKQQMAEHPEQTEKYSDEGIEKAGDAVDRLTGGKHRAQVDQAQRAADDRVGE from the coding sequence GTGGGCCTGTTCGACAAGGCGAAGGAGCTCGGGGAGAAGGCCAAGCAGCAGATGGCCGAGCACCCGGAGCAGACCGAGAAGTACAGCGACGAGGGCATCGAGAAGGCCGGCGACGCCGTCGACCGGCTCACCGGCGGCAAGCACCGGGCGCAGGTCGACCAGGCGCAGCGCGCCGCCGACGACCGCGTCGGCGAGTAG
- a CDS encoding amino acid ABC transporter permease: MSEYTVLYDAPGPRARRRNLIGGIIATVLILAALAIVVKRLADQGQFDAELYRPLVDPHHEYFQDDWRTLGGGLLNTLKAAALAIAFSVVLGTLLGVVRMMLGKVSRLPLVGVMELLRGLPVVITIYFAWRVLPEVGVDLSGMPGGGGLWYLVIGLTAYNMVIIAEILRAGVLSLPAGQREAALAIGLSPVGAMRLVLLPQAVRTMLPALISQVVVILKDTSLAAVLGLYEELLRRGNLLGQYFNNPIQMLFLVAVIFIVINYLLSRLARW; this comes from the coding sequence ATGAGCGAGTACACCGTCCTGTACGACGCCCCCGGTCCGCGGGCGCGTCGCCGTAACCTCATCGGCGGCATCATCGCCACCGTCCTGATCTTGGCGGCCCTCGCCATCGTGGTGAAGCGCCTCGCGGACCAGGGCCAGTTCGACGCCGAGCTGTACCGGCCGCTCGTCGACCCTCACCACGAGTACTTCCAGGACGACTGGCGCACCCTCGGCGGTGGGCTGCTCAACACGCTGAAGGCCGCAGCCCTCGCCATCGCGTTCTCGGTGGTGCTGGGGACGCTCCTCGGCGTCGTGCGCATGATGCTCGGGAAGGTGTCACGCCTCCCTCTCGTGGGCGTCATGGAGCTGCTTCGTGGACTGCCGGTCGTCATCACCATCTACTTCGCTTGGCGCGTGCTGCCCGAGGTCGGTGTCGACCTCTCCGGCATGCCGGGCGGTGGCGGCCTCTGGTACCTCGTCATCGGGCTGACCGCCTACAACATGGTGATCATCGCGGAGATCCTGCGGGCCGGCGTGCTGTCCCTGCCTGCGGGCCAACGAGAGGCCGCCCTCGCCATCGGACTGAGTCCGGTCGGCGCGATGCGGCTGGTCCTGCTGCCGCAGGCAGTACGCACGATGTTGCCGGCGCTGATCAGCCAGGTCGTCGTCATCCTCAAGGACACGTCGCTGGCCGCGGTGCTGGGCCTGTACGAAGAGCTCCTGCGCCGGGGCAACCTGCTGGGCCAGTACTTCAACAACCCGATCCAGATGCTGTTCCTGGTTGCCGTGATCTTCATCGTCATCAACTATTTGCTGAGTCGGCTCGCCCGGTGGG
- a CDS encoding regulatory protein RecX, with product MSLNARRPAGRGTSRPVGPREPVPGGAADETPDADPESVARSIVLRQLTMAPRSRAQLAEKLAERGADEAVAERVLDRFEEVGLVDDTAFAEGWVRSRQATRGLSRRALAHELRSKGIDDELARATLDQVDDESEVELARGLVARRLASVRGLPPEKQVNRLVGMLARKGYSSGLAFRVVREALADADQVD from the coding sequence GTGAGCCTCAACGCTCGCCGCCCAGCCGGCCGGGGGACCTCCCGGCCGGTTGGGCCTCGCGAGCCGGTGCCTGGCGGCGCGGCCGACGAGACGCCGGACGCCGACCCGGAGTCGGTCGCTCGCTCCATCGTGTTGCGGCAGCTCACCATGGCGCCGCGCAGCCGGGCCCAGCTGGCCGAGAAGCTCGCCGAGCGCGGGGCTGACGAGGCGGTGGCTGAGCGCGTGCTCGACCGGTTCGAGGAGGTCGGGCTGGTCGACGACACCGCCTTCGCCGAGGGCTGGGTGCGGTCTCGTCAGGCGACGCGCGGTCTGTCCCGGCGGGCGCTGGCGCACGAGCTGCGCTCCAAGGGCATCGACGACGAGCTGGCTCGGGCGACACTCGACCAGGTGGACGACGAGAGCGAGGTCGAGCTGGCGCGCGGTCTGGTGGCGCGCAGGCTCGCGTCCGTGCGCGGGCTGCCACCCGAGAAACAGGTCAACCGGCTGGTCGGCATGCTGGCGCGCAAGGGCTACAGCAGCGGGCTGGCGTTCCGCGTCGTCCGTGAAGCGCTCGCCGACGCCGATCAGGTCGACTGA
- a CDS encoding OFA family MFS transporter: MSESRTTAGQRQATTGGNRWVILVAAVLVQLAIGAVYAWSVFSKALQDDGAFGWSKAQATVPFEVAIGMIFVGSYIGGRIQDTRGPRIVALTGGVVYSIGVIIASLARADSFWLLVLGYGVLGGFGLGMVYIVPIAMLQKWFPDKPGLITGIAVAGFGFGAVITAPVGQALIDGSPDVPTKAFLWLGIGYLVAILVGASQFRNPAAPVTTAAATTKAAEPVQARQFTAAEALRTPQWYLLTAILTLSVMAGISLISVAAGSATDISGMSKVGAASLVGVLAIFNGAGRVFWGWLSDIIGKMPAFLGILGIQGVCLLLIPHASSPALFAVLAALVYTCYGGAFGTMPSTAGQFFGVRFAGAIYGLMLVAWSLGGIVGPLLISQLIGENKQYTLGFTVIGIIALVALVVPLITRKPAERAEVTTG, encoded by the coding sequence ATGAGTGAGAGTCGGACCACAGCCGGTCAGCGGCAGGCCACGACCGGCGGAAACCGCTGGGTGATCCTCGTGGCCGCCGTGCTGGTGCAGCTGGCTATCGGCGCCGTCTACGCCTGGAGCGTGTTCTCCAAGGCGCTGCAGGACGACGGCGCCTTCGGCTGGAGCAAGGCCCAGGCCACCGTGCCGTTCGAGGTGGCGATCGGCATGATCTTCGTCGGCAGCTACATCGGCGGCCGCATCCAGGACACGCGCGGCCCCCGCATCGTCGCGCTCACCGGCGGCGTCGTCTACAGCATCGGCGTCATCATCGCGTCGTTGGCCCGCGCCGACTCCTTCTGGCTCCTGGTGCTCGGCTACGGAGTGCTCGGCGGCTTCGGCCTCGGCATGGTCTACATCGTGCCGATCGCCATGCTGCAGAAGTGGTTCCCCGACAAGCCGGGTCTCATCACGGGCATCGCCGTGGCGGGCTTCGGGTTCGGGGCCGTCATCACGGCGCCGGTCGGTCAGGCGCTCATCGACGGCTCACCCGACGTGCCCACGAAGGCCTTCCTGTGGCTGGGTATCGGTTACCTGGTGGCGATCCTGGTCGGGGCCAGCCAGTTCCGGAACCCGGCCGCGCCCGTGACCACCGCGGCGGCCACCACGAAGGCGGCCGAGCCCGTGCAGGCGCGCCAGTTCACCGCAGCCGAGGCGCTGCGCACGCCGCAGTGGTACCTGCTGACAGCGATCCTCACGCTGAGCGTCATGGCAGGCATCTCGCTGATCTCCGTCGCTGCCGGCAGCGCCACCGACATCAGCGGCATGTCGAAGGTGGGCGCCGCGAGCCTGGTCGGCGTGCTGGCCATCTTCAACGGCGCCGGACGCGTGTTCTGGGGCTGGCTGTCCGACATCATCGGCAAGATGCCGGCGTTCCTCGGGATCCTCGGCATCCAGGGCGTGTGCCTGCTGCTGATCCCGCACGCCAGCTCGCCCGCGCTGTTCGCCGTCCTGGCCGCCCTCGTCTACACCTGCTACGGCGGTGCGTTCGGCACCATGCCGTCGACGGCGGGCCAGTTCTTCGGCGTGCGGTTCGCCGGTGCGATCTACGGCCTGATGCTCGTGGCGTGGAGCCTCGGTGGCATCGTCGGCCCGCTGCTGATCTCCCAGCTCATCGGCGAGAACAAGCAGTACACGCTGGGCTTCACCGTGATCGGCATCATCGCCCTCGTCGCGCTGGTCGTGCCGCTCATCACCCGCAAGCCGGCCGAGCGGGCCGAGGTGACGACCGGCTAG
- the recA gene encoding recombinase RecA has protein sequence MPAPADRDKALDTALAQIDRQFGKGSVMRLGDDVRAPIEVIPTGSVALDIALGIGGLPRGRVVEVYGPESSGKTTVALHAVANAQKAGGIAAFIDAEHALDPEYAKKLGVDTDALLVSQPDTGEQALEIADMLIRSGALDIIVIDSVAALVPRAEIEGEMGDSHVGLQARLMSQALRKITGALSNSKTTAIFINQLREKIGVMFGSPETTTGGKALKFYASVRLDVRRIETLKDGSEPVGNRTRCKIVKNKMAPPFKQAEFDILYGQGISREGGLIDMGVEHGFVRKSGAWYTYDGDQLGQGKENARSFLRDNPDLANELEKKIKEKLGIGPRVDAPADEAAPAEAKVSF, from the coding sequence ATGCCCGCTCCCGCAGACCGCGACAAGGCCCTCGACACCGCTCTCGCCCAGATCGACCGGCAGTTCGGCAAGGGGTCGGTCATGCGCCTCGGTGACGACGTGCGCGCTCCGATCGAGGTGATCCCCACCGGCTCGGTGGCGCTCGACATCGCGCTCGGCATCGGCGGGCTGCCGCGCGGCCGCGTCGTGGAGGTCTACGGCCCGGAGTCCTCGGGCAAGACGACCGTCGCGCTGCACGCCGTCGCCAACGCGCAGAAGGCGGGCGGCATCGCGGCCTTCATCGACGCCGAGCACGCGCTCGACCCCGAGTACGCCAAGAAGCTCGGCGTCGACACCGACGCCCTGCTGGTGTCACAGCCCGACACCGGTGAGCAGGCGCTCGAGATCGCCGACATGCTGATCCGCTCCGGGGCGCTCGACATCATCGTCATCGACTCGGTCGCCGCGCTCGTGCCGCGGGCCGAGATCGAGGGCGAGATGGGCGACAGCCACGTCGGCCTGCAGGCGCGGCTGATGTCGCAGGCCCTGCGCAAGATCACGGGTGCGCTCAGCAACTCCAAGACCACGGCGATCTTCATCAACCAGCTGCGCGAGAAGATCGGCGTCATGTTCGGCTCGCCCGAGACCACCACGGGCGGCAAGGCATTGAAGTTCTACGCCTCGGTGCGCCTCGACGTGCGCCGTATCGAGACGCTCAAGGACGGCAGCGAGCCGGTCGGCAACCGGACGCGCTGCAAGATCGTCAAGAACAAGATGGCTCCGCCGTTCAAGCAGGCCGAGTTCGACATCCTCTACGGCCAGGGCATCTCGCGCGAGGGTGGCCTCATCGACATGGGCGTCGAGCACGGCTTCGTGCGCAAGTCCGGTGCCTGGTACACCTACGACGGCGACCAGCTGGGTCAGGGCAAGGAGAACGCGCGCTCGTTCCTGCGCGACAACCCCGACCTGGCCAACGAGCTGGAGAAGAAGATCAAGGAGAAGCTGGGCATCGGCCCGCGGGTCGACGCGCCGGCGGACGAGGCGGCTCCGGCCGAGGCCAAGGTCAGCTTCTGA
- the miaB gene encoding tRNA (N6-isopentenyl adenosine(37)-C2)-methylthiotransferase MiaB encodes MTTSPSLRTDPPRTYDVRTFGCQMNVHDSERLTGLLEDAGYVPATDGETADVVVFNTCAVRENADNKLYGNLGHLAPTKRRNPGMQIAVGGCLAQKDRGEIVRRAPWVDVVFGTHNLGSLPALLDRARHNQQAQVEILESLEVFPSTLPTKRESAYAGWVSISVGCNNTCTFCIVPSLRGKEKDRRPGEILAEVEALVADGAIEVTLLGQNVNSYGVEFGDRLAFGKLLRACGAVEGLERVRFTSPHPAAFTDDVIDAMAETPNVMPSLHMPLQSGSDRVLKAMRRSYRSRRFLDIIDSVRSRIPEAAITTDIIVGFPGETDEDFEGTLDVVRQARFASAFTFQYSQRPGTPAATLPDQLPKAVVQERYERLVALQDELSWAENRQQEGRTVEVLVAEGEGRKDDATHRLSGRAADNRLVHFAVPEDAEVPRPGDMVSVQVTYGAPHHLVADGALAGGPYAVRRTRAGDAWLARESGQHGGSARRPVGLGLPGVGAPAPVEVPACG; translated from the coding sequence ATGACGACATCGCCCTCGCTCCGAACCGACCCGCCCCGCACGTACGACGTGCGCACCTTCGGTTGCCAGATGAACGTGCACGACTCCGAGCGGCTCACCGGCCTGCTCGAGGACGCCGGCTACGTGCCCGCGACCGACGGCGAGACCGCCGACGTCGTGGTGTTCAACACCTGCGCGGTGCGCGAGAACGCCGACAACAAGCTGTACGGCAACCTCGGTCACCTCGCGCCCACCAAGCGGCGCAACCCCGGCATGCAGATCGCCGTCGGCGGGTGCCTGGCGCAGAAGGACCGGGGCGAGATCGTGCGGCGCGCGCCGTGGGTCGACGTCGTCTTCGGCACGCACAACCTCGGCTCGCTGCCGGCGCTGCTCGACCGGGCGCGGCACAACCAGCAGGCCCAGGTCGAGATCCTCGAGTCGCTCGAGGTCTTTCCCTCGACGCTGCCGACCAAGCGCGAGTCCGCCTACGCCGGCTGGGTCTCGATCAGCGTGGGCTGCAACAACACGTGCACCTTCTGCATCGTGCCGAGCCTGCGCGGCAAGGAGAAGGACCGTCGCCCAGGCGAGATCCTCGCCGAGGTCGAGGCGCTCGTGGCCGACGGCGCGATCGAGGTGACCCTGCTGGGCCAGAACGTGAACAGCTACGGCGTGGAGTTCGGTGACCGGCTCGCGTTCGGCAAGCTGCTGCGCGCGTGCGGCGCCGTCGAAGGGCTCGAGCGGGTGCGCTTCACCAGCCCCCACCCGGCGGCGTTCACCGACGACGTGATCGACGCCATGGCCGAGACGCCGAACGTCATGCCGAGCCTGCACATGCCGCTGCAGAGCGGTTCGGACCGCGTGCTCAAGGCGATGCGGCGTTCGTACCGGTCACGGCGCTTCCTCGACATCATCGACAGCGTGCGCTCGCGCATCCCCGAGGCCGCGATCACCACGGACATCATCGTGGGATTCCCAGGCGAGACCGACGAGGACTTCGAGGGCACGCTGGACGTCGTCCGGCAGGCGCGGTTCGCCAGCGCCTTCACCTTCCAGTACTCCCAGCGCCCCGGCACCCCGGCCGCGACCCTTCCCGACCAGCTGCCCAAGGCGGTCGTGCAGGAGCGCTACGAGCGGCTCGTCGCGTTGCAGGACGAGCTGTCGTGGGCCGAGAACCGGCAGCAGGAGGGCCGCACCGTCGAGGTGCTCGTGGCCGAGGGAGAGGGTCGCAAGGACGACGCCACCCACCGGCTGTCGGGCCGCGCCGCTGACAACCGCCTCGTGCACTTCGCCGTGCCCGAGGACGCCGAGGTGCCTCGCCCCGGCGACATGGTGAGCGTGCAGGTCACGTACGGCGCACCGCACCACCTCGTGGCTGACGGCGCACTGGCGGGCGGCCCCTACGCCGTCCGTCGCACCCGGGCGGGCGACGCCTGGCTGGCGCGCGAGTCCGGGCAGCACGGCGGGTCGGCGCGTCGTCCGGTCGGCCTCGGCCTGCCGGGGGTGGGCGCGCCGGCACCGGTCGAGGTGCCCGCCTGCGGGTGA